One part of the Musa acuminata AAA Group cultivar baxijiao chromosome BXJ1-5, Cavendish_Baxijiao_AAA, whole genome shotgun sequence genome encodes these proteins:
- the LOC135674192 gene encoding cell division cycle 20.2, cofactor of APC complex-like, with the protein MDAGSFSSSVSSEKGRSASRRSALRDVPSRPFLPSMHTSSRNPSSWQTGDRFIPDRSAMDMDVAYYLLTEPRKEKENAVAASPSKEAYRKLLAENLLKNRTRILTFKNKPPPPSQPFFQEVDVSSHHLKPAKQRRYIPQSAERTLDAPDIVDDYYLNLMDWGSSNVLSIALGNTVYLWDASDGSTSELMTVDDDAGPVTSVSWAPDGRHIAVGLNSSDIQLWDSSSNRLMRTLRGVHGSRVGSLAWNNNILTTGGMDGMIVNNDVRMRSQVVQRYRGHQQEVCGLKWSGSGQQLASGGNDNLLHIWDVSMASSNPSPGQNQWLHRFEDHMAAVKALAWCPFQSNLLASGGGGGDRCIKFWNTHTGACLNSVDTGSQVCALLWNKNERELLSSHGFTQNQLTLWKYPSMVKIAELTGHTSRVLFMAQSPDGGTVASAAGDETIRFWNVFGTPEPPKPAAKSTSTGPFSSFNHIR; encoded by the exons ATGGATGCAGGAAGCTTTTCTTCTTCCGTCTCTTCTGAGAAGGGCCGATCGGCATCTCGTCGATCCGCTCTTCGGGACGTCCCCTCGAGGCCGTTCTTGCCTTCGATGCATACCTCCTCCAGGAATCCATCTTCTTGGCAGACT GGAGACAGATTCATCCCTGACCGGTCAGCTATGGACATGGATGTGGCGTACTACCTGCTGACGGAGCCAAGGAAAGAAAAGGAGAACGCGGTCGCAGCTTCGCCTTCCAAAGAGGCATACAGGAAGCTTCTTGCTgagaaccttctaaagaacagaacCAGAATTCTTACCTTCAAGAACAAACCTCCACCACCATCGCAGCCTTTCTTTCAGGAAGTCGATGTTTCATCTCATCACCTTAAGCCTGCGAAGCAGCGGAGATACATTCCCCAA TCAGCGGAGAGGACCTTAGATGCGCCCGATATCGTGGATGACTACTACTTGAATTTGATGGACTGGGGAAGCAGCAATGTGTTGTCGATCGCCCTCGGGAACACCGTGTACTTGTGGGACGCTTCAGATGGGTCTACTTCCGAGCTTATGACTGTGGATGACGATGCTGGCCCTGTCACCAGTGTCAGCTGGGCTCCCGATGGGCGACATATCGCGGTTGGCTTGAACTCCTCAGACATCCAACTATGGGACTCAAGCTCCAATCGCTTG ATGAGGACTCTGAGAGGCGTACATGGATCGAGAGTTGGTTCTCTGGCGTGGAACAACAACATTCTGACCACAGGAGGAATGGACGGCATGATCGTTAACAATGACGTGAGAATGAGATCTCAAGTTGTTCAGAGGTATCGAGGCCACCAACAGGAGGTGTGCGGTCTGAAGTGGTCCGGATCAGGCCAGCAACTGGCGAGCGGTGGCAACGACAACCTTCTGCACATATGGGACGTATCTATGGCCTCTTCAAACCCATCTCCAGGTCAAAACCAGTGGCTCCACAGGTTCGAAGATCACATGGCCGCAGTAAAAGCTCTTGCTTGGTGCCCATTCCAGAGCAATTTGCTTGCCTCCGGCGGTGGTGGAGGCGACAGATGCATCAAGTTCTGGAACACGCACACCGGTGCCTGTCTGAATTCGGTGGATACAGGATCTCAAGTTTGCGCCCTGCTGTGGAACAAGAACGAGCGCGAGTTGCTCAGCTCTCATGGGTTCACTCAGAATCAACTCACCTTGTGGAAGTACCCTTCCATGGTTAAGATTGCTGAGCTCACGGGCCATACTTCTCGGGTTTTGTTCATGGCCCAG AGTCCAGATGGCGGTACTGTTGCATCTGCGGCAGGAGATGAAACAATTCGATTTTGGAACGTGTTTGGAACTCCTGAACCACCAAAGCCTGCGGCAAAGTCCACTAGTACAGGACCTTTCAGCAGTTTCAATCACATCAGGTGA
- the LOC135674194 gene encoding cyclin-dependent kinase E-1-like isoform X1 — MGDGRSGGGGGVNRPAWLQQYDLVGKIGEGTYGLVFLARTSLRKCCIAIKKFKQSKEGDGVSPTAIREIMLLRETCHENVVKLVNVHINHVDMSLYLAFDYSEYDLYEIIRHHREKLSHSINQYTVKSLLWQLLNGLNYLHSNWIIHRDLKPSNILVMGDGEEHGVVKIADFGLARIYQAPLKPLYENGVVVTIWYRAPELLLGAKHYTSAVDMWAVGCIFAELLTLKPLFQGVEAKATPNSFQLDQLDKIFKVLGHPTPERWPTLVNLPYWQNDQQHIQGHKYDNHGLHNFVTVPQKSPAYDLLSKMLEYDSRKRITAAQALEHEYFRMDPLPGRNALVPSQPGEKIVNYPARPVDTTADFEGTVAVQPSQPVSSGNAASGNIAAASVAPSRSMPRSMHVVGMQRMPNTGMSTFNVAPQAGIGAPSSGNIPIPRGAAVQAHQQQLRRKDPSMGMQNPGYPQQKRRF, encoded by the exons ATGGGCGACGGCCGaagcggcggtggcggaggagtGAATCGGCCGGCGTGGCTGCAGCAGTACGACCTCGTGGGGAAGATCGGGGAGGGCACCTACGGCCTCGTTTTCTTGGCGCGGACGAGCCTCCGTAAGTGCTGCATTGCCATTAAGAAATTTAAGCAATCCAAAGAGGGCGATGGCGTCTCTCCCACCGCAATCCGAGAGATCATG CTACTGCGAGAAACTTGTCATGAGAATGTTGTCAAACTGGTGAATGTACACATCAATCATGTGGATATGTCTCTCTATCTAGCATTTGATTATTCTGAGTATGATCTCTAT GAAATTATCAGACATCATCGAGAAAAGCTTAGCCACAGTATTAATCAATATACTGTAAAGTCGTTGCTCTGGCAGCTGCTTAATGGACTAAACTATCTTCATAG TAATTGGATTATACACCGTGATCTGAAGCCATCAAATATTCTG GTTATGGGAGATGGAGAGGAACATGGAGTTGTAAAAATTGCTGATTTTGGACTTGCTCGAATCTATCAAGCTCCACTGAAGCCATTATATGAAAACGGG GTTGTGGTAACTATTTGGTACCGTGCTCCTGAACTGCTACTTGGTGCAAAGCACTATACAAGTGCTGTTG ATATGTGGGCTGTCGGATGCATTTTTGCTGAGCTATTGACTCTGAAACCATTGTTCCAAGGAGTTGAAGCCAAAGCTACTCCAAACTCTTTTCAG CTTGATCAATTGGACAAGATATTCAAGGTACTAG GGCATCCTACACCTGAAAGGTGGCCTACATTGGTTAATCTTCCATATTGGCAAAATGACCAGCAGCATATTCAGGGCCATAAGTA TGATAACCATGGTCTACATAATTTTGTTACTGTGCCTCAGAAAAGTCCTGCATATGATCTTCTATCGAAGATGCTGGA ATATGATTCTCGAAAGCGTATTACTGCAGCGCAAGCTCTGGAGCATGA GTACTTCCGGATGGATCCTCTGCCAGGACGGAA TGCTTTAGTACCATCTCAACCAGGAGAAAAAATTGTTAATTACCCTGCTCGCCCAGTTGACACCACTGCAGATTTTGAGGGAACAGTCGCTGTTCAACCTTCTCAACCG GTATCTTCTGGAAATGCTGCTTCTGGAAACATAGCAGCTGCATCTGTTGCCCCTTCAAGATCCATGCCTCGGTCTATGCATGTAGTTGGAATGCAAAGGATGCCAAACACAGGCATGTCAACTTTTAATGTTGCACCCCAAGCTGGCATTGGTGCTCCAAGTTCTGGTAATATTCCTATTCCAAGGGGTGCCGCAGTTCAGGCCCATCAGCAGCAG CTGAGACGAAAAGATCCAAGTATGGGAATGCAGAATCCTGGTTATCCTCAACAGAAGAGGCGCTTTTGA
- the LOC135674194 gene encoding cyclin-dependent kinase E-1-like isoform X2, giving the protein MSLYLAFDYSEYDLYEIIRHHREKLSHSINQYTVKSLLWQLLNGLNYLHSNWIIHRDLKPSNILVMGDGEEHGVVKIADFGLARIYQAPLKPLYENGVVVTIWYRAPELLLGAKHYTSAVDMWAVGCIFAELLTLKPLFQGVEAKATPNSFQLDQLDKIFKVLGHPTPERWPTLVNLPYWQNDQQHIQGHKYDNHGLHNFVTVPQKSPAYDLLSKMLEYDSRKRITAAQALEHEYFRMDPLPGRNALVPSQPGEKIVNYPARPVDTTADFEGTVAVQPSQPVSSGNAASGNIAAASVAPSRSMPRSMHVVGMQRMPNTGMSTFNVAPQAGIGAPSSGNIPIPRGAAVQAHQQQLRRKDPSMGMQNPGYPQQKRRF; this is encoded by the exons ATGTCTCTCTATCTAGCATTTGATTATTCTGAGTATGATCTCTAT GAAATTATCAGACATCATCGAGAAAAGCTTAGCCACAGTATTAATCAATATACTGTAAAGTCGTTGCTCTGGCAGCTGCTTAATGGACTAAACTATCTTCATAG TAATTGGATTATACACCGTGATCTGAAGCCATCAAATATTCTG GTTATGGGAGATGGAGAGGAACATGGAGTTGTAAAAATTGCTGATTTTGGACTTGCTCGAATCTATCAAGCTCCACTGAAGCCATTATATGAAAACGGG GTTGTGGTAACTATTTGGTACCGTGCTCCTGAACTGCTACTTGGTGCAAAGCACTATACAAGTGCTGTTG ATATGTGGGCTGTCGGATGCATTTTTGCTGAGCTATTGACTCTGAAACCATTGTTCCAAGGAGTTGAAGCCAAAGCTACTCCAAACTCTTTTCAG CTTGATCAATTGGACAAGATATTCAAGGTACTAG GGCATCCTACACCTGAAAGGTGGCCTACATTGGTTAATCTTCCATATTGGCAAAATGACCAGCAGCATATTCAGGGCCATAAGTA TGATAACCATGGTCTACATAATTTTGTTACTGTGCCTCAGAAAAGTCCTGCATATGATCTTCTATCGAAGATGCTGGA ATATGATTCTCGAAAGCGTATTACTGCAGCGCAAGCTCTGGAGCATGA GTACTTCCGGATGGATCCTCTGCCAGGACGGAA TGCTTTAGTACCATCTCAACCAGGAGAAAAAATTGTTAATTACCCTGCTCGCCCAGTTGACACCACTGCAGATTTTGAGGGAACAGTCGCTGTTCAACCTTCTCAACCG GTATCTTCTGGAAATGCTGCTTCTGGAAACATAGCAGCTGCATCTGTTGCCCCTTCAAGATCCATGCCTCGGTCTATGCATGTAGTTGGAATGCAAAGGATGCCAAACACAGGCATGTCAACTTTTAATGTTGCACCCCAAGCTGGCATTGGTGCTCCAAGTTCTGGTAATATTCCTATTCCAAGGGGTGCCGCAGTTCAGGCCCATCAGCAGCAG CTGAGACGAAAAGATCCAAGTATGGGAATGCAGAATCCTGGTTATCCTCAACAGAAGAGGCGCTTTTGA
- the LOC103985310 gene encoding uncharacterized protein LOC103985310 isoform X2 — protein MTSNPLPWHWVIETLANCKQVDTSVLGDLILKDAEILIGAPVPVREKVALRYLEKLVDVDREEGPSEWASSGKIDVNRSCEEVLSQEMRKVARLFNLEKDKVNLLTPDLHKFILQKRASLSGSSLDKIKAAILQGHCQALLPLKEISGLLVQNEVDNFQGKVSDESQRAKKLQVSTYNTEMESLRQSPAAPAPDGCNGLLQEECTISIPQFPNQIVEGFKRMLQGDGVNTGGSYQNINEFTGNERKKIKLSTKDYHAQSNEKDSGLLAPGSNTVISQEDASESMQHLVKLNVTATNDKTIIQGSMCELPGRENIDAGGVQMPQPQQISSCPVPANINIIMTEDSPRVGQRLPLDVFVMDDDHAHLMKDATITKLPCNEGGSLQHVSVDGSGEKMNSAFFEKSCLNVQLSVTPEIAGDGDGSCNVLSDAELHNDIFAAEKHRLLSSQVHINDDSAIGGCTEQGLCIKCDKGGELLTCGGNGCLISVHESCLGSSPIFDTSGLFYCPFCSYTRAAISYRKVKKNFIQARRVLSEFIGGNFVRGHRKVSPSGVHKETIQTRVVDNSCSEHSAGSSQCKGNKPNEISVEVDEHSRVEGERACDNCTSLMLNGNADLSKVHIVPQSNGEQVEVAEHQHLRDPYAAADNCPGDSCHARDIDVRQGDIVMIEDHCNVQQLKTPEEEGLMLNGNADLSKGHIVPRSNKEQVEVAKHQHLREPYAAAVNCPGDPCHARDINDVRQADIVMIEAHSNIQQLKTPEEEGHATVDKVTAGEKHGKRQLEDILVVDNNGRNKSSPAKSKRHISRAKRYSNPILPPTRRTKLSWTPEEEEFLREAVHELGEKNDGSIPWVKILELGRHVIHKTRQPGDLKDKWRNMKKKEASRTLNR, from the exons ATGACGTCGAACCCTCTCCCGTGGCATTGGGTCATCGAAACCCTAGCAAATTGCAAGCAAGTTGACACTTCCGTCCTCGGGG ATTTGATCTTGAAGGACGCGGAGATCTTAATTGGCGCCCCGGTACCTGTGCGGGAGAAGGTCGCTTTGAGGTACTTGGAGAAACTCGTGGATGTAGATCGAGAGGAGGGTCCCTCGGAGTGGGCCTCTTCCGGTAAGATCGATGTCAACCGATCATGCGAGGAAGTTCTTTCCCAGGAGATGCGGAAG GTAGCAAGATTGTTTAATCTTGAAAAGGATAAGGTAAACCTGCTCACTCCTGACCTTCACAAGTTTAttcttcaaaagagggcttccttATCAGGATCTTCTCTTGACAAG ATAAAGGCAGCCATTCTACAGGGCCATTGCCAAGCTCTCTTGCCGTTGAAGGAAATCAGTGGCTTGCTAGTACAAAATGAAGTTGATAATTTTCAGGGCAAGGTCAGTGATGAGTCTCAAAGGGCAAAGAAGCTTCAAGTAAGCACATACAACACTGAAATGGAATCATTGAGACAGAGTCCAGCTGCTCCTGCACCTGATGGTTGCAATGGACTACTGCAAGAAGAATGCACTATATCTATACCGCAATTTCCAAATCAGATTGTTGAAGGCTTCAAGAGGATGCTACAAGGAGATGGTGTTAATACTGGTGGCAGTTATCAAAATATCAATGAGTTTACTGGGAACGAAAGGAAGAAGATTAAGCTAAGCACTAAAGATTATCATGCCCAGTCAAATGAAAAAGATTCAGGTCTCCTTGCCCCTGGAAGTAATACTGTCATATCTCAAGAAGATGCTTCAGAGTCCATGCAGCATTTAGTTAAGCTAAATGTTACTGCAACTAATGATAAAACTATTATACAGGGTTCCATGTGTGAGCTGCCTGGTCGAGAAAACATCGATGCTGGTGGCGTCCAAATGCCACAACCACAACAGATTTCATCTTGTCCAGTTCCTGCTAATATCAATATAATCATGACAGAAGATTCTCCCAGAGTTGGACAACGTTTGCCCTTGGATGTTTTTGTTATGGATGATGATCATGCTCATTTGATGAAAGATGCTACCATTACCAAGTTACCTTGTAACGAAGGTGGAAGTTTGCAACATGTATCTGTAGATGGAAGTGGAGAAAAGATGAATTCTGCATTCTTTGAGAAAAGCTGTTTAAATGTTCAGCTTAGTGTTACACCAGAGATAGCAGGAGATGGGGATGGCTCATGTAATGTGCTTTCTGATGCTGAACTACATAATGATATATTTGCTGCTGAGAAGCACCGCCTTTTGAGCTCCCAAGTACATATCAATGATGATTCTGCCATTGGTGGTTGTACAGAACAAGGTTTGTGTATTAAGTGTGATAAAGGCGGAGAATTGTTGACTTGTGGTGGCAATGGCTGTTTGATATCTGTTCATGAATCATGTTTAGGGTCGTCACCAATTTTTGATACATCAGGACTTTTTTACTGCCCCTTCTGTTCATATACAAGAGCTGCTATTTCATATAgaaaagtgaagaaaaattttATTCAAGCAAGGAGAGTCCTTTCAGAATTTATTGGTGGAAATTTTGTTCGAGGACATCGAAAGGTGTCACCATCAGGTGTTCATAAAGAAACAATTCAAACAAGAGTTGTTGACAATTCATGTAGTGAACATAGTGCCGGCTCAAGTCAGTGTAAGGGGAATAAGCCCAATGAAATTTCAGTAGAAGTCGATGAACATTCTCGAGTAGAAGGTGAACGTGCTTGTGATAATTGCACCTCTCTCATGTTAAATGGTAATGCTGACCTCAGCAAAGTGCATATTGTTCCACAAAGTAATGGTGAACAAGTTGAGGTTGCAGAGCACCAGCACTTAAGAGATCCTTATGCTGCTGCTGATAACTGCCCAGGGGATTCATGTCATGCTAGAGACATTGATGTCAGGCAAGGTGACATTGTGATGATTGAGGACCATTGCAATGTACAACAGTTGAAGACTCCTGAGGAAGAAGGCCTCATGTTAAATGGTAATGCTGACCTCAGCAAAGGGCATATTGTTCCACGAAGTAACAAGGAACAAGTTGAGGTTGCAAAACACCAGCACTTGAGAGAACCTTATGCTGCTGCTGTTAACTGCCCTGGGGATCCATGTCATGCTAGAGATATTAATGATGTCAGGCAAGCTGACATTGTGATGATTGAGGCCCATTCTAATATACAACAGTTGAAGACTCCTGAGGAAGAAGGCCATGCTACTGTAGACAAGGTAACAGCTGGTGAAAAGCATGGGAAAAGACAACTAGAGGATATCTTGGTAGTTGATAACAATGGTAGAAACAAATCCTCTCCAGCCAAATCTAAAAGGCATATTTCTCGGGCCAAGCGCTA CTCAAATCCGATACTCCCTCCTACTAGGCGAACTAAACTCTCTTGGACTCCGGAGGAGGAGGAATTTCTAAGG GAGGCAGTTCATGAATTGGGTGAAAAAAACGATGGTAGCATCCCATGGGTTAAAATTTTAGAACTTGGTCGCCATGTAATTCATAAGACTCGGCAACCAGGGGATCTCAAAGATAAATGGAGgaatatgaagaagaaagagGCATCAAGAACTCTTAACCGTTAA
- the LOC103985310 gene encoding uncharacterized protein LOC103985310 isoform X1 has protein sequence MTSNPLPWHWVIETLANCKQVDTSVLGDLILKDAEILIGAPVPVREKVALRYLEKLVDVDREEGPSEWASSGKIDVNRSCEEVLSQEMRKFFQVARLFNLEKDKVNLLTPDLHKFILQKRASLSGSSLDKIKAAILQGHCQALLPLKEISGLLVQNEVDNFQGKVSDESQRAKKLQVSTYNTEMESLRQSPAAPAPDGCNGLLQEECTISIPQFPNQIVEGFKRMLQGDGVNTGGSYQNINEFTGNERKKIKLSTKDYHAQSNEKDSGLLAPGSNTVISQEDASESMQHLVKLNVTATNDKTIIQGSMCELPGRENIDAGGVQMPQPQQISSCPVPANINIIMTEDSPRVGQRLPLDVFVMDDDHAHLMKDATITKLPCNEGGSLQHVSVDGSGEKMNSAFFEKSCLNVQLSVTPEIAGDGDGSCNVLSDAELHNDIFAAEKHRLLSSQVHINDDSAIGGCTEQGLCIKCDKGGELLTCGGNGCLISVHESCLGSSPIFDTSGLFYCPFCSYTRAAISYRKVKKNFIQARRVLSEFIGGNFVRGHRKVSPSGVHKETIQTRVVDNSCSEHSAGSSQCKGNKPNEISVEVDEHSRVEGERACDNCTSLMLNGNADLSKVHIVPQSNGEQVEVAEHQHLRDPYAAADNCPGDSCHARDIDVRQGDIVMIEDHCNVQQLKTPEEEGLMLNGNADLSKGHIVPRSNKEQVEVAKHQHLREPYAAAVNCPGDPCHARDINDVRQADIVMIEAHSNIQQLKTPEEEGHATVDKVTAGEKHGKRQLEDILVVDNNGRNKSSPAKSKRHISRAKRYSNPILPPTRRTKLSWTPEEEEFLREAVHELGEKNDGSIPWVKILELGRHVIHKTRQPGDLKDKWRNMKKKEASRTLNR, from the exons ATGACGTCGAACCCTCTCCCGTGGCATTGGGTCATCGAAACCCTAGCAAATTGCAAGCAAGTTGACACTTCCGTCCTCGGGG ATTTGATCTTGAAGGACGCGGAGATCTTAATTGGCGCCCCGGTACCTGTGCGGGAGAAGGTCGCTTTGAGGTACTTGGAGAAACTCGTGGATGTAGATCGAGAGGAGGGTCCCTCGGAGTGGGCCTCTTCCGGTAAGATCGATGTCAACCGATCATGCGAGGAAGTTCTTTCCCAGGAGATGCGGAAG TTTTTTCAGGTAGCAAGATTGTTTAATCTTGAAAAGGATAAGGTAAACCTGCTCACTCCTGACCTTCACAAGTTTAttcttcaaaagagggcttccttATCAGGATCTTCTCTTGACAAG ATAAAGGCAGCCATTCTACAGGGCCATTGCCAAGCTCTCTTGCCGTTGAAGGAAATCAGTGGCTTGCTAGTACAAAATGAAGTTGATAATTTTCAGGGCAAGGTCAGTGATGAGTCTCAAAGGGCAAAGAAGCTTCAAGTAAGCACATACAACACTGAAATGGAATCATTGAGACAGAGTCCAGCTGCTCCTGCACCTGATGGTTGCAATGGACTACTGCAAGAAGAATGCACTATATCTATACCGCAATTTCCAAATCAGATTGTTGAAGGCTTCAAGAGGATGCTACAAGGAGATGGTGTTAATACTGGTGGCAGTTATCAAAATATCAATGAGTTTACTGGGAACGAAAGGAAGAAGATTAAGCTAAGCACTAAAGATTATCATGCCCAGTCAAATGAAAAAGATTCAGGTCTCCTTGCCCCTGGAAGTAATACTGTCATATCTCAAGAAGATGCTTCAGAGTCCATGCAGCATTTAGTTAAGCTAAATGTTACTGCAACTAATGATAAAACTATTATACAGGGTTCCATGTGTGAGCTGCCTGGTCGAGAAAACATCGATGCTGGTGGCGTCCAAATGCCACAACCACAACAGATTTCATCTTGTCCAGTTCCTGCTAATATCAATATAATCATGACAGAAGATTCTCCCAGAGTTGGACAACGTTTGCCCTTGGATGTTTTTGTTATGGATGATGATCATGCTCATTTGATGAAAGATGCTACCATTACCAAGTTACCTTGTAACGAAGGTGGAAGTTTGCAACATGTATCTGTAGATGGAAGTGGAGAAAAGATGAATTCTGCATTCTTTGAGAAAAGCTGTTTAAATGTTCAGCTTAGTGTTACACCAGAGATAGCAGGAGATGGGGATGGCTCATGTAATGTGCTTTCTGATGCTGAACTACATAATGATATATTTGCTGCTGAGAAGCACCGCCTTTTGAGCTCCCAAGTACATATCAATGATGATTCTGCCATTGGTGGTTGTACAGAACAAGGTTTGTGTATTAAGTGTGATAAAGGCGGAGAATTGTTGACTTGTGGTGGCAATGGCTGTTTGATATCTGTTCATGAATCATGTTTAGGGTCGTCACCAATTTTTGATACATCAGGACTTTTTTACTGCCCCTTCTGTTCATATACAAGAGCTGCTATTTCATATAgaaaagtgaagaaaaattttATTCAAGCAAGGAGAGTCCTTTCAGAATTTATTGGTGGAAATTTTGTTCGAGGACATCGAAAGGTGTCACCATCAGGTGTTCATAAAGAAACAATTCAAACAAGAGTTGTTGACAATTCATGTAGTGAACATAGTGCCGGCTCAAGTCAGTGTAAGGGGAATAAGCCCAATGAAATTTCAGTAGAAGTCGATGAACATTCTCGAGTAGAAGGTGAACGTGCTTGTGATAATTGCACCTCTCTCATGTTAAATGGTAATGCTGACCTCAGCAAAGTGCATATTGTTCCACAAAGTAATGGTGAACAAGTTGAGGTTGCAGAGCACCAGCACTTAAGAGATCCTTATGCTGCTGCTGATAACTGCCCAGGGGATTCATGTCATGCTAGAGACATTGATGTCAGGCAAGGTGACATTGTGATGATTGAGGACCATTGCAATGTACAACAGTTGAAGACTCCTGAGGAAGAAGGCCTCATGTTAAATGGTAATGCTGACCTCAGCAAAGGGCATATTGTTCCACGAAGTAACAAGGAACAAGTTGAGGTTGCAAAACACCAGCACTTGAGAGAACCTTATGCTGCTGCTGTTAACTGCCCTGGGGATCCATGTCATGCTAGAGATATTAATGATGTCAGGCAAGCTGACATTGTGATGATTGAGGCCCATTCTAATATACAACAGTTGAAGACTCCTGAGGAAGAAGGCCATGCTACTGTAGACAAGGTAACAGCTGGTGAAAAGCATGGGAAAAGACAACTAGAGGATATCTTGGTAGTTGATAACAATGGTAGAAACAAATCCTCTCCAGCCAAATCTAAAAGGCATATTTCTCGGGCCAAGCGCTA CTCAAATCCGATACTCCCTCCTACTAGGCGAACTAAACTCTCTTGGACTCCGGAGGAGGAGGAATTTCTAAGG GAGGCAGTTCATGAATTGGGTGAAAAAAACGATGGTAGCATCCCATGGGTTAAAATTTTAGAACTTGGTCGCCATGTAATTCATAAGACTCGGCAACCAGGGGATCTCAAAGATAAATGGAGgaatatgaagaagaaagagGCATCAAGAACTCTTAACCGTTAA